The following coding sequences lie in one Allochromatium vinosum DSM 180 genomic window:
- the topA gene encoding type I DNA topoisomerase has product MNLVIVESPAKAKTIKKYLGPSFEVVASYGHVRDLVPKEGAVDPDHGFAMKYQIIERNEKHVQSIAKKLKDCEALYLATDPDREGEAISWHLHELLKSRRQLGDKPVHRVVFNEITKRAVQDAIANPRQISYDLVNAQQARRALDYLVGFNLSPLLWKKIRRGLSAGRVQSPALRLICEREAEIEAFVQREYWTIEADTAKDARPFVARLTTFAGEKVEQFTITDEARATEVKTALEQAAGGKLKVEQVERKQRKRQPAPPFITSTLQQEAARKLGFTAQRTMRVAQQLYEGVDVGSGAVGLITYMRTDSVNLAQEAIDEIRAYVVERYSEADLPDAPRLFKTKAKNAQEAHEAIRPTSIRREPAAVKAHLTVEQFRLYELIWKRTLACQMAHALINQVAVDLSAGAGNMLRATGSMVVDPGFMRVYLEGRDDAKGADDDEDRMLPEMKVGELVDLLAIRPEQHFTEPPPRYSEATLVKALEEFGIGRPSTYASIISTLQDREYVILDKKRFVPTDVGRVVNRFLTDYFTSYVDYDFTARLEDDLDAVSRGEGDWVPLLERFWRPFKDLVDHTQEHVKRSDVTQERIEETCPKCGGQLAIRLGRNGRFIGCTQYPECDYTRDLDPDKAEREAPEVVEGRSCPLCGSALEIKRGRYGKFIGCSAYPNCKHIEPLDKPEDTGVTCPKCNKGTLQKKKSRRGKEFYSCSTYPKCDYALWDEPLAEPCPSCGWPVLTLKITKTQGAAKICPQKECGYRAPVEDQEAER; this is encoded by the coding sequence ATGAATCTCGTCATCGTCGAATCTCCCGCCAAGGCCAAGACCATCAAGAAATACCTCGGACCCAGTTTCGAGGTCGTCGCCTCCTATGGCCATGTGCGTGATCTGGTGCCCAAGGAGGGCGCGGTCGATCCGGATCACGGCTTCGCGATGAAGTATCAGATCATCGAGCGCAACGAGAAGCACGTCCAGTCGATCGCCAAGAAACTCAAAGACTGCGAGGCGCTCTATCTGGCCACCGACCCGGATCGCGAGGGCGAGGCCATCTCCTGGCATCTCCACGAGTTGCTCAAGAGCCGTCGCCAGCTCGGCGACAAGCCGGTGCATCGCGTGGTTTTCAACGAGATCACCAAGCGCGCGGTCCAGGACGCCATCGCCAATCCGCGCCAGATTTCCTATGACCTGGTCAATGCCCAGCAGGCGCGCCGGGCGCTCGACTATCTGGTCGGCTTCAATCTCTCGCCCCTGCTGTGGAAGAAGATCCGGCGCGGACTCTCGGCCGGGCGGGTGCAGAGTCCGGCGCTGCGCCTGATCTGCGAGCGCGAGGCTGAGATCGAGGCCTTCGTCCAGCGCGAATACTGGACCATCGAGGCCGACACGGCCAAGGACGCGCGGCCCTTCGTCGCCCGCCTCACCACCTTCGCCGGCGAGAAGGTCGAGCAGTTCACGATCACCGACGAGGCGCGCGCCACCGAGGTCAAGACGGCGCTGGAGCAGGCCGCCGGAGGCAAGCTCAAGGTCGAACAGGTCGAGCGCAAGCAGCGCAAGCGCCAGCCGGCCCCGCCCTTCATCACCTCCACGCTCCAGCAGGAGGCGGCGCGCAAGCTCGGCTTCACCGCCCAGCGCACCATGCGCGTGGCCCAGCAGCTCTACGAGGGCGTGGACGTCGGCTCGGGCGCGGTCGGTCTCATCACCTATATGCGCACCGACTCGGTGAATCTGGCCCAGGAAGCCATCGACGAGATCCGCGCCTATGTCGTCGAGCGCTATAGCGAGGCGGATCTGCCGGATGCCCCACGCCTGTTCAAGACCAAGGCCAAGAACGCTCAGGAGGCCCACGAGGCCATCCGGCCGACCTCGATCCGGCGCGAGCCTGCGGCGGTCAAGGCGCATCTCACGGTCGAACAGTTCCGGCTCTACGAGCTGATCTGGAAGCGCACGCTCGCCTGTCAGATGGCCCATGCGCTCATCAATCAGGTCGCGGTCGACCTGAGTGCCGGAGCCGGGAACATGCTGCGTGCCACCGGCTCGATGGTGGTCGATCCCGGCTTCATGCGCGTCTATCTGGAAGGGCGTGACGATGCCAAGGGCGCCGACGACGACGAGGACCGGATGCTGCCCGAGATGAAGGTCGGCGAACTGGTCGACCTGCTCGCCATCCGTCCCGAGCAGCACTTCACCGAACCGCCGCCGCGCTACAGCGAAGCGACGCTCGTCAAGGCACTCGAAGAGTTCGGCATCGGCCGACCCTCGACCTATGCCTCGATCATCTCCACGCTCCAGGATCGCGAATACGTGATCCTGGACAAGAAGCGCTTCGTGCCGACCGACGTCGGGCGCGTGGTCAACCGCTTCCTGACCGACTATTTCACCTCGTACGTCGACTACGACTTCACCGCGCGTCTGGAGGACGATCTGGATGCCGTCTCGCGCGGGGAGGGCGACTGGGTTCCGCTCCTGGAGCGTTTCTGGCGTCCGTTCAAGGACTTGGTCGACCACACCCAGGAGCACGTCAAGCGCAGCGACGTGACCCAGGAGCGCATCGAGGAGACCTGTCCCAAGTGCGGCGGTCAGCTCGCCATCCGGCTCGGGCGCAACGGGCGTTTCATCGGCTGCACCCAGTATCCCGAGTGCGACTACACCCGCGATCTCGACCCGGACAAGGCCGAGCGCGAGGCGCCCGAGGTGGTCGAGGGGCGAAGCTGCCCGCTGTGCGGCTCGGCGCTGGAGATCAAGCGCGGACGCTACGGCAAGTTCATCGGGTGCAGCGCCTATCCCAACTGCAAGCACATCGAGCCGCTCGACAAGCCCGAGGACACGGGCGTCACCTGTCCCAAGTGCAACAAGGGCACGCTCCAGAAGAAAAAATCGCGGCGCGGCAAGGAGTTCTATTCCTGCTCGACCTATCCCAAGTGCGACTATGCGCTTTGGGACGAGCCGCTCGCCGAACCCTGCCCGAGCTGCGGCTGGCCGGTGCTGACGCTCAAGATCACCAAGACCCAGGGCGCGGCCAAGATCTGTCCGCAGAAGGAATGCGGCTATCGTGCACCGGTCGAGGATCAGGAGGCCGAACGCTGA
- a CDS encoding DUF494 family protein: MNENMVDVLIYLYENYMDGEQQPPVEQSDLEDELSQAGFSQGEIDKALRWLDELALGVEAAHEHGPVSGSIRVYSELECEKLDLEARGMLMSLEHSGILDPVSRELVIDRLLAIDHPQVLVEEVKWVALLVLMNRPGREEAFDQLEEMLYADEPVYLH; the protein is encoded by the coding sequence ATGAACGAAAACATGGTCGATGTACTGATCTATCTGTACGAGAATTACATGGATGGCGAGCAGCAGCCACCCGTCGAGCAGAGCGATCTCGAGGACGAGCTGAGCCAGGCCGGTTTCTCCCAGGGCGAGATCGACAAGGCGCTGCGCTGGCTCGATGAGCTGGCACTCGGGGTCGAGGCGGCCCACGAGCATGGTCCCGTCAGCGGCTCGATCCGTGTCTACAGCGAACTGGAATGCGAAAAGCTCGACCTGGAGGCGCGCGGCATGCTCATGTCGCTGGAGCACAGCGGCATCCTCGACCCGGTCAGCCGCGAGCTGGTGATCGACCGTCTGCTGGCGATCGACCATCCGCAGGTACTGGTCGAGGAGGTCAAGTGGGTCGCGCTCCTGGTGCTCATGAACCGGCCAGGTCGCGAGGAGGCCTTCGATCAGCTCGAAGAGATGCTCTACGCCGACGAGCCGGTCTATCTGCATTGA
- the dprA gene encoding DNA-processing protein DprA, with protein sequence MPRTRDWASAPIGDWLALILAPRVGPRTFARLVEGFGSPSAVLAAGDARLDQIGLKPETIAALRQPDRALIDAILAWAEHPDAHLITLADPRYPPRLAEIADPPPVLYARGDADLLSEPQIAIVGTRNPTPGGGEITASFARWLAGQGLIVTSGLAIGIDGAAHAAALETGHSIAVLGTGPDRVYPAVHRDLARRLVERGVMVSELPPGQGPLASSFPRRNRLISGLSLGVLVTEAALKSGSLITARMALEQGREVFAIPGSIRNPLSRGCHALIREGAKLVEEPEEILAELAPQLRAELAAADRSTPGARRAAAPPPDLPPEQARLLESLGHDPVNLDELTERTGLAVEQISSMLLLMELEGHVSCLPGGRYTRAP encoded by the coding sequence GTGCCCCGAACGCGCGACTGGGCGAGTGCGCCCATCGGCGACTGGCTCGCGCTCATCCTGGCGCCGCGTGTCGGACCGCGCACCTTCGCGCGCTTGGTGGAGGGCTTCGGTTCGCCGAGCGCGGTCCTGGCCGCCGGTGACGCGCGTCTCGATCAGATCGGCCTCAAGCCCGAGACCATCGCCGCGCTGCGTCAGCCCGATCGCGCGCTCATCGACGCCATCCTCGCCTGGGCCGAGCATCCCGACGCCCATCTGATCACACTCGCCGATCCGCGCTATCCGCCGCGACTGGCCGAGATCGCCGACCCGCCGCCGGTGCTCTACGCACGCGGCGACGCCGATCTGCTGAGCGAGCCGCAGATCGCCATCGTCGGCACCCGCAATCCCACGCCAGGAGGCGGCGAGATCACGGCGTCCTTCGCGCGCTGGCTGGCCGGTCAGGGTCTGATCGTCACCAGCGGTCTGGCCATCGGCATCGATGGCGCGGCCCATGCCGCCGCCCTGGAGACCGGACACAGCATCGCGGTGCTCGGCACCGGGCCGGATCGGGTCTATCCGGCCGTGCATCGCGATCTGGCACGACGGCTCGTCGAGCGCGGTGTGATGGTCAGCGAGCTGCCGCCGGGGCAGGGACCGCTGGCGAGCAGCTTTCCGCGCCGCAACCGGCTCATCAGCGGCCTGAGCCTGGGCGTGCTGGTGACGGAGGCGGCGCTCAAGAGCGGCTCGCTGATCACGGCGCGCATGGCGCTGGAGCAGGGGCGCGAAGTCTTCGCCATACCGGGCTCGATTCGCAATCCGCTGTCGCGCGGCTGTCATGCGCTGATCCGCGAAGGGGCGAAGCTCGTCGAGGAGCCCGAGGAGATCCTGGCCGAACTGGCCCCGCAGTTGCGCGCGGAGCTGGCCGCCGCCGATCGTTCGACGCCCGGCGCCCGCCGCGCCGCCGCACCACCGCCCGATCTGCCGCCTGAGCAGGCGCGTCTGCTGGAATCCTTGGGGCACGACCCGGTGAACCTGGACGAGTTGACCGAACGCACGGGGTTGGCGGTCGAGCAGATTTCGTCCATGCTGTTGCTCATGGAACTCGAGGGTCATGTATCATGCCTTCCAGGCGGTCGCTATACCCGCGCACCCTGA
- a CDS encoding LysM peptidoglycan-binding domain-containing protein, with the protein MRAMQRRFAVISVLIGSLALLAPGVFAVELAPGAPQTYVVRPGDTLWDIAGRFLRDPWRWSEVWRANPSVENPDLIYPGDVLELTMVAGRPVIGRADGRGGPRLVKLSPQVRTEAISAPVPTIRVGSIAPFLTQPHVADSDDIKRASYVVGFPDEHIVAGVHDAIYVRKIRASDVTQFQVLRPGDPLRDFDSGEVLGYEATFVANAVLERTGDPAKLRVTRMEREVAIGDRVIPADAERSLADFLPRPAPAGTRGRILSVMNGVSQIGQYDVVIIDRGARDRLEPGHVLEVFVGGEKERDQVRAGIANTDWLMESPFSSDFWLGRDYDFKGWRADEPSRDAGFPLHPDYRRNTAEYVKPFERSGVLMVFRVFDRVSFGLILDTTRALRVGDWVAPPPA; encoded by the coding sequence ATGCGCGCCATGCAACGCCGTTTCGCCGTCATTTCAGTCCTCATCGGCTCCCTGGCACTCCTGGCGCCGGGGGTGTTCGCGGTCGAGTTGGCGCCGGGGGCACCCCAGACCTATGTCGTACGTCCGGGCGACACGCTCTGGGACATCGCCGGGCGCTTCCTGCGCGATCCCTGGCGCTGGTCGGAGGTCTGGCGTGCCAATCCGAGCGTCGAGAACCCCGATCTCATCTATCCGGGCGACGTGCTCGAGCTGACGATGGTCGCCGGCCGTCCGGTGATCGGGCGCGCCGACGGACGCGGCGGGCCGCGTCTGGTCAAGCTCAGCCCCCAGGTGCGTACCGAGGCCATCAGCGCACCTGTGCCGACCATCCGCGTCGGCTCGATCGCGCCCTTCCTGACCCAGCCGCATGTGGCCGATTCCGATGACATCAAGCGTGCCTCCTATGTGGTCGGCTTTCCGGACGAGCACATCGTCGCCGGTGTCCATGACGCGATCTATGTGCGCAAGATCCGTGCGAGCGATGTCACGCAGTTCCAGGTGCTGCGCCCCGGCGATCCGCTGCGCGACTTCGATAGCGGCGAAGTGCTCGGCTATGAGGCCACTTTCGTCGCCAACGCTGTGCTGGAGCGCACGGGTGATCCGGCCAAGCTGCGGGTGACGCGCATGGAGCGCGAGGTGGCGATCGGTGATCGCGTCATCCCGGCCGACGCCGAGCGGTCCCTGGCGGATTTTCTGCCACGCCCGGCCCCGGCGGGGACGCGCGGGCGCATCCTCTCGGTCATGAACGGCGTCTCGCAGATCGGTCAGTACGACGTGGTCATCATCGATCGCGGCGCGCGCGACAGGCTCGAACCCGGCCATGTACTCGAAGTCTTCGTCGGCGGCGAAAAGGAGCGCGATCAGGTCCGGGCCGGGATCGCCAACACCGACTGGCTGATGGAGAGTCCCTTTTCGAGCGATTTCTGGCTCGGGCGCGACTACGACTTCAAGGGCTGGCGTGCCGATGAGCCGTCGCGGGACGCCGGCTTCCCGCTGCATCCGGACTATCGGCGCAACACGGCCGAATACGTCAAACCCTTCGAGCGTTCGGGCGTGCTGATGGTGTTCCGGGTCTTCGATCGGGTCAGTTTCGGCCTCATCCTCGACACCACACGCGCGCTTCGGGTGGGCGACTGGGTTGCTCCGCCTCCCGCCTGA
- the def gene encoding peptide deformylase: protein MAILDILTFPDPRLRQKARPVEQVDDQIRRLVDDMLETMYAAPGIGLAATQVDVQRQIIVIDVSEGHDTPLCFINPRLVAREGTEQMDEGCLSVPGFFETVTRAERVTVEALDRDGKPFKLDADGLLAVCIQHEMDHLDGKLFVDHISILKRQRIRHKLEKQRKERQHAEAARAREAAEPRRSAV, encoded by the coding sequence ATGGCCATACTCGATATCCTCACCTTTCCCGACCCGCGACTGCGCCAGAAGGCGCGGCCCGTCGAGCAGGTCGACGACCAGATTCGTCGACTGGTCGACGACATGCTCGAAACCATGTATGCCGCCCCCGGCATCGGACTGGCCGCGACCCAGGTCGATGTCCAACGCCAGATCATCGTCATCGACGTGTCCGAGGGACACGACACGCCGCTGTGCTTCATCAATCCGCGCCTCGTCGCACGCGAGGGCACGGAGCAGATGGACGAGGGTTGTCTGTCCGTCCCCGGTTTCTTCGAGACCGTGACCCGTGCCGAGCGCGTCACGGTCGAGGCGCTCGACCGCGATGGCAAGCCCTTCAAGCTCGACGCCGATGGTCTGCTCGCCGTCTGCATCCAGCATGAGATGGATCATCTCGACGGCAAGCTCTTCGTCGATCACATCTCCATCCTCAAGCGTCAGCGCATCCGTCACAAGCTCGAGAAGCAGCGCAAGGAGCGCCAGCACGCCGAGGCGGCGCGCGCTCGCGAGGCCGCCGAGCCGCGCCGCAGCGCCGTCTGA
- the fmt gene encoding methionyl-tRNA formyltransferase, translated as MKPLRLLFAGTPDFAVPCLAALLDAGHEVIGVYTQPDRPAGRGRKLQMSPVKALALDRGLAVYQPESLKRDPEAVEQLRALGADLMVVVAYGLLLPVSVLEAPRLGCVNVHASLLPRWRGAAPIQRAILAGDAETGVCIMRMEAGLDTGPVYHRVATPIDPRETGGTLHDRLAELGARALVDALPGIAEGSRAPDAQDDALATYAHKLSKDEATIDWSAPADAIERQVRAFDPWPVAQTTLEGATLRIWSAEAESEDAAGDSAAPGTVIGADRTGIRVATGAGRLCVTRLQPAGKKPMSAADYLNARHLDGARFD; from the coding sequence ATGAAACCGCTTCGCCTCCTGTTTGCCGGCACGCCCGATTTCGCCGTTCCCTGTCTCGCCGCCCTGCTCGACGCCGGGCATGAGGTGATCGGCGTCTACACCCAGCCCGACCGCCCGGCCGGACGCGGGCGCAAACTCCAGATGAGTCCGGTGAAGGCGCTGGCGCTCGATCGCGGCCTCGCGGTCTATCAGCCCGAGAGCCTCAAGCGCGATCCCGAGGCCGTCGAGCAGCTTCGCGCGCTCGGAGCCGATCTGATGGTGGTGGTCGCCTATGGTCTGCTGCTGCCGGTCTCGGTACTGGAAGCGCCCCGGCTCGGCTGTGTCAACGTCCATGCCTCGCTGTTGCCGCGCTGGCGCGGCGCAGCGCCGATCCAGCGCGCCATCCTCGCCGGTGACGCGGAGACGGGTGTCTGCATCATGCGCATGGAGGCGGGACTCGACACCGGACCGGTCTACCATCGGGTCGCCACACCGATCGATCCGCGCGAGACCGGCGGCACCCTGCACGACCGGCTCGCCGAACTCGGTGCGCGTGCGCTCGTGGACGCCCTGCCCGGTATCGCCGAAGGTTCGCGCGCGCCGGACGCGCAAGACGATGCGCTGGCCACCTATGCTCACAAGCTCAGCAAGGATGAAGCGACGATCGACTGGAGTGCGCCCGCTGATGCCATCGAACGTCAGGTGCGCGCCTTCGATCCCTGGCCGGTCGCTCAGACCACGCTGGAGGGTGCGACACTGCGGATCTGGTCGGCCGAGGCGGAATCCGAAGACGCGGCCGGGGATTCGGCGGCGCCCGGAACCGTCATCGGGGCCGATCGCACCGGCATCCGGGTCGCCACCGGCGCGGGTCGGCTGTGCGTCACGCGCCTGCAACCGGCGGGCAAGAAACCCATGAGCGCGGCGGACTACCTGAACGCGCGACACCTGGACGGCGCGCGTTTTGACTGA
- the rsmB gene encoding 16S rRNA (cytosine(967)-C(5))-methyltransferase RsmB: MTERRRHHTPTAASPGAESRAAAARALHAVLDRGQSLTRVLQADTTRRAPADQALVQEMVYGALRLLPRLRLIAGRLLERPLKPRDGDLQALILVGLYQLGFMKTPSHAAVSATVEATRLLGKPRMAGLVNALLRRFQREHEALLAWVDTQPESRWLFPDWLLERLRADWPDDWESIVLASNERAPMALRVNPLQGTRADTLAELESAGIGACAIDGLDTGVRLDQPRATRDLPGFIEGRVSVQDSGAQLAARLLDAQPGERVLDACAAPGGKTAAILERAGNALDLVAIDSDAARLATVGTTLDRLGLKAQVRVGDAADPHGDWTARPFDRILLDVPCSATGVIRRHPDIKWLRRPDDIAALAATQSRILDAIWPLLRPGGRLLYATCSLLAEENERQVDAFLARRTDARALDLPTDWGRPRPPGRQLLPTTQGHDGFFYALLAKDAS; encoded by the coding sequence TTGACTGAGCGCAGACGTCACCACACCCCAACCGCCGCCTCGCCGGGCGCCGAGTCGCGCGCTGCGGCCGCGCGCGCCCTGCATGCGGTGCTCGATCGCGGTCAGTCGCTCACGCGCGTGCTGCAAGCCGACACGACACGGCGCGCGCCGGCCGATCAGGCGCTGGTGCAAGAGATGGTCTATGGCGCGCTGCGTCTGCTGCCGCGTCTGCGCCTCATCGCCGGCCGCCTGCTCGAACGCCCGCTCAAACCGCGCGATGGCGATTTGCAGGCGTTGATCCTGGTCGGACTCTATCAGCTCGGCTTCATGAAGACGCCGTCGCACGCGGCGGTCTCGGCCACGGTCGAGGCCACGCGCCTGCTCGGCAAACCCCGGATGGCGGGTCTGGTCAACGCCCTCCTGCGGCGCTTCCAGCGCGAGCATGAAGCCTTGCTGGCCTGGGTCGACACCCAGCCCGAATCGCGCTGGCTCTTTCCCGACTGGCTGCTCGAACGGCTGCGCGCGGACTGGCCGGACGACTGGGAATCGATCGTCCTGGCCAGTAATGAACGCGCGCCCATGGCGCTGCGCGTCAATCCGCTCCAGGGGACGCGCGCGGACACTCTGGCCGAACTGGAGTCAGCCGGGATCGGCGCGTGCGCTATCGACGGACTCGATACCGGCGTGCGGCTCGACCAGCCGCGCGCCACGCGCGATCTGCCGGGTTTCATCGAGGGCCGGGTCTCGGTCCAGGACAGCGGGGCGCAACTGGCCGCGCGCCTGCTCGACGCTCAGCCCGGCGAGCGGGTGCTCGATGCCTGTGCCGCACCCGGCGGCAAGACGGCGGCCATCCTGGAGCGCGCCGGCAACGCGCTCGATCTGGTCGCCATCGACAGCGATGCCGCGCGTCTGGCCACGGTCGGCACGACGCTCGACCGGCTCGGACTCAAGGCTCAGGTACGGGTCGGCGACGCGGCCGATCCGCACGGCGACTGGACCGCCCGTCCCTTCGATCGCATCCTGCTCGACGTGCCCTGCTCGGCGACCGGCGTCATCCGCCGTCATCCCGATATCAAATGGCTGCGCCGCCCCGACGACATCGCCGCGCTCGCCGCCACCCAGTCGCGCATCCTGGACGCCATCTGGCCGCTGCTGCGTCCGGGCGGACGCCTGCTCTATGCCACCTGCTCGCTGCTCGCCGAGGAGAACGAGCGCCAGGTCGACGCCTTCCTCGCCCGCCGCACCGATGCGCGCGCGCTGGATCTGCCGACCGACTGGGGCCGCCCGCGTCCGCCCGGACGCCAGCTCCTCCCGACCACTCAGGGACACGACGGCTTCTTCTACGCCCTGCTCGCCAAGGATGCGTCATGA
- a CDS encoding DUF4390 domain-containing protein: protein MTSGKVSRVTLILALSLLLALTAEALARSGFSVKQAQVRPEAGQLVLNASVDFVFSEPVLEALDHGVPLTLVFHVQVRRTEAWMWEDSLVDEQWRYTIRYRPLSERYEVHRLPSHDGRDFVTRDAAIRALGELTDQALIGLDRLDPDEDYELQIKVFLDIEELPLPLRPMAYLKPSWKLSSGWTTWPLNH, encoded by the coding sequence ATGACCTCGGGCAAGGTCTCCCGTGTCACCCTGATCCTCGCCCTGAGCCTTCTGCTGGCGCTCACGGCCGAGGCGCTGGCGCGCTCAGGCTTCAGCGTCAAGCAGGCCCAGGTCAGACCGGAGGCCGGACAACTGGTCCTGAACGCCAGCGTCGACTTCGTGTTCAGCGAACCCGTGCTGGAGGCGCTCGATCATGGCGTGCCTCTGACGCTCGTCTTTCACGTCCAGGTACGCCGCACCGAAGCCTGGATGTGGGAGGACAGTCTGGTCGACGAGCAGTGGCGCTATACCATCCGCTACCGGCCGCTCTCCGAGCGCTACGAGGTCCATCGTCTGCCGAGCCACGACGGGCGCGACTTCGTCACCCGCGACGCGGCCATCCGCGCCCTGGGTGAACTCACCGACCAGGCGCTCATCGGACTCGACCGGCTCGACCCGGACGAGGACTACGAACTTCAGATCAAGGTCTTCCTGGACATCGAGGAGCTGCCGCTGCCGCTGCGCCCCATGGCGTATCTCAAGCCATCCTGGAAGCTGTCGAGTGGTTGGACGACGTGGCCTCTAAACCACTGA
- a CDS encoding sensor histidine kinase, whose product MASKPLTWHRGLATLPVALLILGLLVVLVLMRDAVENSETLSRAFLPLLSVVLAGLLVLAVLVAVNIVKLVRRYRRQAAGSRLTARIVVLFSLISLLPVGAVYYFSLGFLLRGIDSWFDVEIGRAMQDALVLNQASLDLNQRLLVKISEQLLAGIEDRSATAIALSLNDLRRRAGAIELTVYGAGGQVLGTANEDPTQLVPSQAEREIHHSVRAGTNYVGLESGPGNELVVRTLVQDPRGRPMLMQGVFPTSARISELSNRLEDAYNRYTELAYLRQSLKLSFSLTLSLVLVFGLMAALIAAFHTARRLVAPIADIARATRLISDGDYEQQIALPRHDDELTFLVASFNAMSRRIAQARDAAAHSKQAVETQRNYLETILGRLSSGVVAFDEVQRLRTANPAALQILAFDETREPVTLECLERASPWLTPWTETVRRHVAEARPWRAEVTLQRDETSQTLMCRGSPLPLPDSTQRGHVVVFDDISSLIVAQRNAAWAEVARRLAHEIKNPLTPIQLSAERLRHKLLAKADENDARIIERATGTIIQQVEAMKAMVNDFSDYAKSPRLQAEPFVFDRLAREVLDLYRSAGVPALRITLGAPDAQVRGDPLRLRQVIHNLIKNAQEALEGRTEARIEVGTELVQADDTSYVQFRVADNGPGFEPQLMDRLFEPYVTTKAKGTGLGLAIVKKIIEEHGGMIGVENRDSGALIRVRIPVWQATAAPAVHGREQHEVS is encoded by the coding sequence GTGGCCTCTAAACCACTGACCTGGCATCGCGGACTCGCTACCCTGCCGGTTGCGCTCCTGATCCTCGGACTCCTGGTCGTGCTGGTGCTGATGCGCGACGCCGTGGAGAACTCCGAGACGCTCAGTCGCGCCTTCCTGCCGCTGCTGTCGGTGGTGCTGGCCGGACTGCTGGTGCTGGCCGTGCTGGTGGCCGTCAACATCGTCAAGCTGGTGCGCCGCTATCGCCGTCAGGCGGCCGGCTCGCGTCTGACGGCGCGCATCGTGGTGCTGTTCTCGCTGATCTCGCTGCTGCCGGTGGGGGCGGTCTACTATTTCTCGCTCGGCTTCCTGCTGCGCGGCATCGACAGCTGGTTCGATGTCGAGATCGGGCGTGCCATGCAGGACGCGCTGGTGCTCAATCAGGCTTCGCTCGACCTCAACCAGCGGCTGCTGGTCAAGATCAGCGAACAACTGCTGGCCGGGATCGAGGATCGCTCGGCCACAGCCATCGCACTCAGTCTCAACGATCTGCGCCGCCGCGCCGGGGCCATCGAGCTGACCGTCTATGGCGCCGGCGGGCAGGTGCTGGGCACGGCCAACGAGGATCCGACCCAGCTGGTTCCCAGTCAGGCCGAACGCGAGATCCACCACAGCGTGCGCGCCGGCACCAACTATGTCGGACTCGAGAGCGGGCCGGGCAACGAACTGGTGGTGCGCACTCTGGTCCAGGATCCGCGCGGGCGTCCGATGCTGATGCAGGGCGTCTTCCCGACCTCGGCGCGCATCAGCGAGCTGTCCAACCGGCTGGAGGACGCCTACAACCGCTATACGGAGCTGGCCTATCTGCGCCAGTCGCTCAAGCTGAGTTTCTCGCTCACGCTCTCGCTGGTGCTCGTGTTCGGACTCATGGCCGCGCTCATCGCCGCCTTCCATACGGCGCGGCGGCTGGTGGCGCCCATCGCCGACATCGCGCGCGCCACGCGCCTGATCTCGGACGGCGACTACGAGCAGCAGATCGCCCTGCCCCGTCACGACGACGAACTGACCTTCCTGGTCGCCTCCTTCAACGCCATGTCGCGCCGCATCGCCCAGGCGCGCGACGCGGCGGCGCACAGCAAGCAGGCCGTCGAGACCCAGCGCAACTATCTGGAGACCATCCTCGGGCGGCTGTCCTCGGGTGTGGTGGCCTTCGACGAGGTGCAGCGACTGCGCACGGCCAATCCGGCCGCGCTCCAGATCCTGGCATTCGATGAGACCAGGGAGCCCGTCACGCTCGAATGCCTGGAACGCGCCAGTCCCTGGCTCACCCCCTGGACCGAGACGGTGCGCCGTCACGTCGCCGAGGCCCGGCCCTGGCGTGCGGAGGTGACGCTGCAACGCGACGAGACCAGCCAGACGCTCATGTGTCGCGGCAGTCCGCTGCCTCTGCCCGACTCGACCCAGCGCGGTCATGTGGTGGTGTTCGACGACATCAGCTCGCTGATCGTCGCCCAGCGCAACGCGGCCTGGGCCGAGGTCGCGCGGCGGCTCGCCCACGAGATCAAGAATCCGCTCACGCCGATCCAGCTCTCGGCCGAGCGTCTGCGTCACAAGTTGCTGGCCAAGGCCGATGAAAACGACGCGCGGATCATCGAGCGCGCCACCGGCACCATCATCCAGCAGGTCGAGGCCATGAAGGCGATGGTCAACGACTTCTCGGACTACGCCAAGAGCCCCAGACTCCAGGCCGAACCCTTCGTCTTCGACCGGCTCGCGCGCGAGGTGCTGGATCTCTATCGCAGCGCGGGTGTTCCGGCGCTCAGGATCACGCTGGGCGCCCCCGACGCTCAGGTGCGGGGCGATCCCTTGCGACTGCGGCAGGTCATCCATAATCTGATCAAAAACGCCCAGGAAGCCCTGGAGGGCCGCACCGAGGCGCGCATCGAGGTCGGCACCGAACTCGTCCAGGCCGACGACACGTCCTATGTGCAGTTCCGGGTCGCCGACAATGGTCCGGGGTTCGAGCCGCAGCTCATGGACCGGCTGTTTGAACCCTATGTCACCACCAAAGCCAAGGGCACGGGCCTGGGTCTGGCCATCGTCAAGAAGATAATCGAGGAACATGGCGGTATGATCGGGGTCGAGAATCGCGATTCGGGCGCCCTGATCCGGGTCCGAATCCCAGTCTGGCAAGCGACCGCCGCCCCGGCGGTCCACGGTCGGGAGCAACACGAAGTATCATGA